Proteins co-encoded in one Streptomyces diastaticus subsp. diastaticus genomic window:
- a CDS encoding xylulokinase: protein MGIVAGLDSSSAFTRMVVCDTDTGAVLRQGYAPHPKEGEGAAPDVDPQSWLLSLGEAAAGGLLEGVEAIGVSAQQNGLVPLDAQGSAARPAMVGGDRRAQVAAADLTAELGGREAWVRSVGCVPQPAQPVAKLRWLAKNEPENAARVAGLLQAHDWLVWQLLGRPARRTTDRGGASGTGYWSAAAGEYRPELVELALGHRAVLPEVIGPAEAAGTTPEGLLISAGTGETMAAAFGLGVGHGDAVVSLGASGSVMAVHHEAAWDPDGLITSYADATGMHLPVVHTLNAVRALRGTADLLGVDLPELSRLALESTPGSHGLVLLPYLEGERTPRLPHTAGTLSGLRRESMKREHLARAAFEGMLCSLADALDVLRGRGVAIRRVFLLGAAAELPAVRAAAPMIFAAPVIVPEAADYAALGAARQAAWALGVERGTLDRSAPPMWGGAPGQHLEPGEEIAVGQAVRQQYTAVRDQTHPEAFGGVPLA, encoded by the coding sequence ATGGGGATAGTCGCCGGGCTGGACAGTTCGTCCGCATTCACGCGCATGGTCGTCTGCGACACCGATACAGGTGCCGTACTGCGGCAGGGGTACGCGCCGCATCCGAAGGAGGGTGAGGGGGCGGCCCCGGACGTCGATCCGCAGAGCTGGCTGCTCTCACTCGGCGAGGCCGCGGCCGGCGGGCTGCTGGAGGGCGTCGAGGCGATCGGGGTCTCCGCCCAGCAGAACGGCCTGGTGCCGCTGGACGCGCAGGGCTCGGCCGCGCGCCCCGCGATGGTCGGCGGTGACCGGCGGGCGCAGGTCGCCGCGGCCGACCTGACGGCGGAACTCGGCGGTCGCGAGGCGTGGGTGCGGTCGGTCGGCTGCGTCCCGCAGCCCGCCCAGCCGGTGGCCAAGCTCCGCTGGCTGGCGAAGAACGAACCGGAGAACGCCGCCCGCGTCGCGGGGCTGCTCCAGGCCCACGACTGGCTGGTCTGGCAACTGCTGGGCAGGCCCGCACGCCGTACCACCGACCGGGGCGGGGCCTCGGGCACCGGGTACTGGTCGGCGGCGGCGGGGGAGTACCGGCCGGAACTGGTGGAACTGGCGCTCGGCCACCGGGCGGTGCTGCCGGAGGTGATCGGCCCGGCCGAGGCGGCGGGGACCACTCCGGAGGGGCTGCTGATCTCGGCGGGGACCGGCGAGACGATGGCGGCCGCGTTCGGACTCGGTGTCGGTCACGGCGACGCGGTGGTGTCACTGGGCGCCTCCGGCTCGGTGATGGCCGTCCACCACGAGGCCGCCTGGGACCCGGACGGCCTGATCACCTCCTACGCCGACGCCACCGGTATGCACCTCCCGGTGGTCCACACGCTGAACGCGGTACGGGCCCTGCGGGGCACCGCCGACCTCCTCGGCGTCGACCTGCCGGAGCTGTCGCGGCTGGCCCTGGAGTCGACGCCCGGCTCGCACGGCCTGGTCCTGCTGCCGTACCTGGAGGGAGAGCGCACGCCCCGGCTGCCGCACACCGCGGGAACGCTGAGCGGGCTGCGCCGCGAGTCGATGAAGCGCGAGCACCTGGCACGGGCCGCCTTCGAGGGGATGCTCTGCTCGCTCGCCGACGCCCTCGACGTGCTGCGCGGGCGGGGCGTGGCGATCCGCCGGGTCTTCCTGCTGGGAGCGGCCGCCGAGCTGCCGGCGGTGCGGGCCGCCGCCCCGATGATTTTCGCCGCCCCGGTGATCGTCCCCGAGGCCGCGGACTACGCCGCGCTCGGCGCGGCCCGCCAGGCGGCCTGGGCCCTCGGCGTCGAGCGGGGCACCCTGGACCGCTCCGCCCCGCCGATGTGGGGCGGAGCGCCCGGCCAGCACCTCGAACCGGGGGAGGAGATCGCCGTCGGCCAGGCCGTGCGCCAGCAGTACACGGCGGTCCGGGACCAGACGCACCCGGAGGCGTTCGGCGGCGTACCGCTCGCCTGA
- a CDS encoding ABC transporter ATP-binding protein: MLIRLLRTYLRPYQKPIASVVVLQLLQTCAALYLPSLNADIIDRGVVRGDTGTILGLGAVMLAVTLVQMAGNIGAVYFGARTAAALGRDLRAAVFDRVQSFSARELNGFGAPSLITRTTNDVQQVQMLALMTFTLMVTAPIMCVGGVIMALGQDVPLSGVLLAVLPVMGLSVGLVVWRLRPLFRSMQKRLDTVNRVLREQITGNRVIRAFVRDRYETERFGRANTGLTDVSLGTGRLLALMFPLVMLVVNLSSLAVVWFGAHRIDSGAMEIGSLTAFLAYLMQIVMSVMMATFMFMMVPRAEVCAERIQEVLGTSSSVVPPTEPVRDLPGRGTLEMRAAGFRYPGAEEWVLRDVELFAGPGETTAVIGSTGSGKTTLLGLAARLIDPVEGEVLVDGVDIRRIDPALLARTVGLVPQKPYLFSGTVASNLRYGNPAASDEELWHALEVAQAKEFVERLEGGLEAPVSQGGTNVSGGQRQRLAIARTLVQRPEIYLFDDSFSALDYATDAALRGALRTETAEAAVVIVAQRVSTIRDADRIVVLDEGRVVAVGRHRELMERDETYREIVLSQLTEAEAA, from the coding sequence GTGCTCATACGACTCCTGCGGACCTACCTGCGTCCGTACCAGAAGCCCATCGCGTCGGTGGTGGTGCTGCAACTCCTCCAGACGTGCGCGGCCCTGTACCTGCCCTCGCTCAACGCGGACATCATCGACCGGGGAGTCGTACGCGGCGACACGGGGACGATCCTCGGGCTCGGCGCCGTCATGCTCGCGGTGACCCTGGTGCAGATGGCGGGCAACATCGGTGCGGTCTACTTCGGTGCCCGTACCGCCGCCGCCCTCGGCCGGGACCTGCGCGCGGCCGTCTTCGACCGGGTGCAGTCCTTCTCGGCACGGGAACTGAACGGTTTCGGGGCGCCGTCGCTGATCACCAGGACGACCAACGACGTCCAGCAGGTCCAGATGCTGGCCCTGATGACCTTCACGCTGATGGTGACGGCGCCCATCATGTGCGTCGGCGGCGTGATCATGGCCCTGGGCCAGGACGTGCCGCTCTCCGGAGTGCTGCTGGCCGTGCTGCCCGTGATGGGCCTGTCCGTGGGTCTGGTGGTGTGGCGGCTGCGGCCCCTCTTCCGCTCCATGCAGAAGCGGCTGGACACCGTCAACCGCGTGCTGCGCGAGCAGATCACCGGCAACCGCGTCATCCGTGCCTTCGTCCGCGACCGGTACGAGACCGAGCGGTTCGGACGGGCCAACACCGGGCTGACCGACGTCTCCCTGGGCACCGGCCGGCTGCTGGCGCTGATGTTCCCGCTGGTGATGCTGGTGGTGAACCTGTCCTCGCTGGCCGTGGTGTGGTTCGGCGCCCACCGGATCGACAGCGGTGCCATGGAGATCGGCTCGCTCACCGCCTTCCTCGCCTACCTGATGCAGATCGTCATGTCCGTGATGATGGCCACCTTCATGTTCATGATGGTGCCCCGCGCCGAGGTGTGCGCCGAGCGCATCCAGGAGGTGCTGGGGACCAGCAGCAGCGTCGTCCCGCCCACCGAGCCGGTCCGTGACCTGCCGGGCCGCGGCACCCTGGAGATGCGGGCCGCCGGATTCCGCTACCCGGGCGCCGAGGAGTGGGTGCTGCGCGACGTGGAACTGTTCGCCGGGCCCGGCGAGACCACCGCGGTCATCGGCTCCACGGGCTCCGGCAAGACCACCCTGCTGGGCCTCGCCGCCCGGCTGATCGACCCCGTCGAGGGCGAGGTGCTGGTCGACGGCGTCGACATCCGCCGCATCGACCCGGCCCTGCTGGCCCGCACCGTCGGTCTCGTCCCGCAGAAGCCGTACCTCTTCTCCGGCACCGTGGCGAGCAACCTGCGCTACGGCAACCCGGCCGCGAGCGACGAGGAGTTGTGGCACGCGCTGGAGGTGGCGCAGGCCAAGGAGTTCGTGGAGCGGCTGGAGGGCGGGCTGGAGGCGCCCGTCTCGCAGGGCGGCACCAACGTCTCCGGCGGCCAGCGGCAGCGGCTCGCCATCGCCCGGACCCTGGTGCAGCGCCCGGAGATCTACCTCTTCGACGACTCGTTCTCCGCGCTGGACTACGCGACCGACGCGGCGCTGCGCGGCGCGCTGCGCACCGAGACCGCCGAGGCGGCGGTGGTGATCGTCGCCCAGCGGGTGTCGACCATCCGCGACGCCGACCGCATCGTCGTCCTCGACGAGGGCCGGGTGGTGGCGGTCGGCCGGCACCGCGAGCTGATGGAACGGGACGAGACCTACCGGGAGATCGTGCTCTCCCAGCTGACGGAAGCGGAGGCCGCGTGA
- a CDS encoding ABC transporter ATP-binding protein has protein sequence MAGPMGAGGAPGQRSMDFKGSGKRLLAQFRPEKPTMWAMFGTGLLSVALSVTGPKILGWATDLVFAGIVGRDMPAGATREQVLAGMREGGDEGVADMLSGMDFTPGEGIDFGAVGQVLLAALGVFLLAAALMTVSARLSNRAINRTVFRMRRDVQAKLARLPLSYFDQRQRGEVLSRATNDIDNIGQTLQQTMGQVVNSLLTVIGVLVMMFWISPLLALVALVTVPLSFVVATRVGKRSQPHFVSQWSSTGSLNAHIEEMYTGHSLVKVFGRQEESAKQFAEENEALYQAGFKAQFTSGIMQPLMMFVSNFNYVLVAVVGGLRVASGALSIGDVQAFIQYSRQFSMPLTQVASMANLVQSGVASAERVFELLDAEEQGPDPVPGARLEKPLGRVVLEKVSFRYEQDRPLIEDLSLTVEPGRTVAVVGPTGAGKTTLVNLLMRFYEVTGGRITLDGVDVAAMAREELRSRIGMVLQDTWLFGGTIAENIAYGASREATRAEIEEAARAAHADRFIRTLPDGYDTVLDDEGSGVSAGEKQLITIARAFLSDPVILVLDEATSSVDTRTEVLIQQAMARLAHGRTSFVIAHRLSTIRDADTILVMENGAIVEQGSHAELLAAEGAYARLYAAQFAEAAVEVD, from the coding sequence ATGGCAGGCCCGATGGGCGCCGGCGGCGCGCCAGGACAGCGGTCGATGGACTTCAAGGGCTCGGGCAAGCGGCTGCTGGCCCAGTTCCGGCCCGAGAAGCCCACCATGTGGGCGATGTTCGGCACCGGCCTGCTCAGCGTCGCTCTCTCCGTGACCGGCCCGAAGATCCTCGGCTGGGCCACCGACCTGGTCTTCGCGGGCATCGTCGGCCGCGACATGCCGGCCGGGGCCACCCGTGAGCAAGTCCTCGCGGGGATGCGGGAGGGCGGCGACGAGGGGGTGGCCGACATGCTCTCCGGAATGGACTTCACCCCCGGCGAAGGCATCGACTTCGGTGCCGTCGGCCAGGTGCTGCTGGCCGCGCTCGGCGTCTTCCTCCTGGCCGCCGCCCTGATGACGGTCTCCGCCAGGCTGTCGAACCGGGCGATCAACCGCACCGTCTTCCGGATGCGCCGCGACGTGCAGGCGAAGCTGGCACGCCTGCCGCTCTCCTACTTCGACCAGCGCCAGCGCGGTGAGGTGCTGAGCCGCGCCACCAACGACATCGACAACATCGGCCAGACGCTCCAGCAGACGATGGGCCAGGTGGTCAACTCGCTGCTGACCGTCATCGGCGTGCTGGTGATGATGTTCTGGATCTCCCCGCTGCTCGCCCTGGTGGCGCTGGTGACGGTACCGCTGTCGTTCGTGGTCGCGACCCGGGTCGGGAAGCGCTCCCAGCCCCACTTCGTCAGCCAGTGGTCCTCGACGGGCTCGCTCAACGCCCACATCGAGGAGATGTACACCGGGCACAGCCTGGTCAAGGTCTTCGGCCGCCAGGAGGAGTCGGCGAAGCAGTTCGCCGAGGAGAACGAGGCGCTGTACCAGGCCGGGTTCAAGGCCCAGTTCACCAGCGGCATCATGCAGCCGCTGATGATGTTCGTCTCCAACTTCAACTACGTCCTGGTCGCCGTCGTCGGCGGTCTCCGGGTCGCCTCGGGCGCGCTGTCCATCGGCGACGTGCAGGCGTTCATCCAGTACTCCCGGCAGTTCTCGATGCCGCTGACCCAGGTCGCCTCGATGGCCAACCTGGTGCAGTCCGGCGTCGCCTCCGCCGAGCGGGTCTTCGAGCTCCTCGACGCCGAGGAGCAGGGACCCGACCCGGTCCCCGGCGCCCGCCTGGAGAAGCCGCTCGGCCGCGTCGTCCTGGAGAAGGTCTCCTTCCGCTACGAGCAGGACCGGCCGCTGATCGAGGACCTCTCCCTGACCGTCGAGCCGGGTCGCACCGTCGCCGTCGTCGGCCCGACCGGAGCCGGCAAGACCACCCTGGTCAACCTGCTGATGCGGTTCTACGAGGTCACCGGCGGCAGGATCACCCTGGACGGGGTCGACGTGGCGGCCATGGCCCGCGAGGAACTGCGTTCCCGGATCGGCATGGTCCTCCAGGACACCTGGCTGTTCGGCGGCACCATCGCGGAGAACATCGCCTACGGCGCCTCCCGCGAGGCGACCCGTGCGGAGATCGAGGAGGCGGCCCGCGCCGCCCACGCCGACCGGTTCATCCGGACCCTGCCCGACGGCTACGACACCGTCCTCGACGACGAGGGCAGCGGGGTCAGCGCCGGTGAGAAGCAACTCATCACCATCGCGCGGGCCTTCCTCTCCGACCCGGTGATCCTCGTCCTGGACGAGGCCACCAGCTCGGTGGACACCCGCACCGAGGTGCTGATCCAGCAGGCCATGGCCCGGCTGGCGCATGGCCGCACCTCCTTCGTGATCGCCCACCGCCTCTCCACGATCCGGGACGCCGACACGATCCTCGTGATGGAGAACGGGGCCATCGTCGAGCAGGGCTCGCACGCCGAACTGCTCGCCGCCGAGGGGGCGTACGCCCGCCTGTACGCGGCCCAGTTCGCCGAGGCGGCCGTCGAGGTCGACTGA
- a CDS encoding RNA polymerase sigma factor yields the protein MQTRPPRPAPLVPRVPAPRGHRPAPAGAVGGRPQGTARGPAASEPAGVTVPDLFRQYLREIGRIPLLSAADEVELARRIEAGVFAAAKLAGGHADQGLARDLRRLVVLGERAKGRLIEANLRLVVSVARRYTGRGLTMLDLVQEGNLGLIRAVEKFDYTRGFKFSTYATWWIRQAMTRALADQARTIRVPVHVVELINRVVRTQRTLLQEAGREPAAEEVGERLGLSAEKVEEVLRLAREPVSLHAPVGGEDDVFLGDLIEDADAASPAESAALLLLRQHLEAVLATLSDRERQVVRLRYGFDDGRPRTLEEIGRLFGVTRERVRQIESKTLRRLREHTAAGQLRGYLD from the coding sequence GTGCAGACCAGGCCACCTCGCCCCGCTCCCCTCGTCCCGCGTGTTCCCGCTCCGCGCGGGCACCGGCCGGCGCCGGCCGGTGCCGTCGGCGGCCGGCCGCAGGGTACGGCCCGGGGGCCGGCCGCGTCCGAGCCGGCCGGGGTGACCGTCCCCGACCTCTTCCGGCAGTACCTGCGGGAGATCGGGCGCATCCCGCTGCTGTCGGCGGCCGACGAGGTGGAGCTGGCGCGGCGGATCGAGGCAGGGGTGTTCGCGGCGGCGAAGCTGGCCGGGGGCCACGCGGACCAGGGGCTCGCCCGCGACCTGCGGCGGCTCGTGGTGCTCGGGGAGCGGGCCAAGGGGCGGCTCATCGAGGCCAACCTGCGGCTCGTCGTCTCCGTCGCCCGGCGGTACACGGGTCGCGGCCTGACCATGCTCGACCTGGTGCAGGAGGGCAACCTCGGGCTGATCCGCGCGGTCGAGAAGTTCGACTACACGCGCGGCTTCAAGTTCTCCACGTACGCGACCTGGTGGATACGCCAGGCGATGACGCGCGCCCTCGCCGACCAGGCCCGCACCATCCGGGTCCCGGTGCACGTCGTGGAGCTGATCAACCGCGTGGTGCGCACCCAGCGCACCCTGCTCCAGGAGGCGGGCCGCGAACCGGCCGCCGAGGAGGTCGGGGAGCGGCTCGGCCTGAGCGCCGAGAAGGTCGAGGAGGTGCTGCGGCTGGCCCGCGAGCCGGTCTCCCTGCACGCCCCGGTCGGCGGCGAGGACGACGTCTTCCTCGGCGACCTCATCGAGGACGCCGACGCGGCCTCCCCGGCGGAGAGCGCCGCCCTGCTGCTGCTCCGCCAGCACCTCGAAGCGGTCCTCGCCACCCTCAGCGACCGCGAGCGCCAGGTGGTGCGGCTGCGGTACGGGTTCGACGACGGGCGGCCGCGCACCCTGGAGGAGATCGGCCGCCTCTTCGGCGTCACCCGTGAACGGGTCCGCCAGATCGAGTCGAAGACGCTGCGCAGGCTCCGTGAGCACACCGCGGCCGGGCAGTTGCGCGGCTATCTGGACTGA
- a CDS encoding arsenic resistance protein, which produces MERHQVAVYVGALVAGGLVGRAAPGAGPGLEHALDPVLALLLYVTFLQVPAADLLRSLRAGRFLTATLVANFVVVPLVVAVMFPFLPADQAVRLGVLLVLLAPCVDYVIVFSGLAGGSSRRLLAATPLLLLAQMILLPLFLHLFMGSGLADVVEAGPFIEAFLVLIVIPLALAWLTQAWAARRAAGRKAADAMGTTMVPLMAATLLTVVASQVPQLGDSLADVGRVVPFYLLFLLVMAFAGLALARLFRLGAHDGRALVFTGATRNSLVVLPLALALPDALAVAAVVVVTQTLVEVIGMVVYVRTIPLLLPAAGAGAPADGRRDGPARPPRR; this is translated from the coding sequence ATGGAACGCCACCAGGTCGCCGTCTACGTCGGCGCCCTGGTGGCCGGCGGACTCGTCGGCCGGGCCGCCCCGGGGGCCGGGCCGGGCCTGGAACACGCTCTCGACCCGGTGCTCGCCCTGCTGCTCTACGTCACCTTCTTGCAGGTGCCCGCGGCCGACCTGCTCCGCTCGCTGCGCGCGGGCCGGTTCCTGACCGCGACGCTGGTGGCCAACTTCGTGGTGGTGCCGCTGGTCGTCGCGGTCATGTTCCCCTTCCTCCCCGCCGACCAGGCCGTCCGCCTCGGCGTGCTGCTGGTGCTGTTGGCGCCGTGCGTCGACTACGTCATCGTCTTCAGCGGTCTCGCCGGCGGCAGCAGCCGGCGCCTGCTGGCCGCGACGCCGTTGCTCCTGCTGGCCCAGATGATCCTGCTGCCCCTCTTCCTCCACCTGTTCATGGGGTCGGGCCTGGCCGACGTGGTGGAGGCCGGACCGTTCATCGAGGCGTTCCTGGTCCTGATCGTCATTCCGCTCGCCCTGGCCTGGCTCACCCAGGCGTGGGCCGCTCGCCGCGCGGCCGGGCGGAAGGCCGCCGACGCGATGGGGACCACCATGGTCCCGCTGATGGCCGCCACCCTGCTGACCGTCGTCGCCTCCCAGGTTCCCCAGCTCGGCGACAGCCTCGCGGACGTGGGGCGCGTGGTGCCCTTCTACCTCCTGTTCCTGCTCGTGATGGCCTTCGCCGGACTCGCCCTCGCCCGCCTCTTCCGGCTCGGCGCTCACGACGGGCGGGCCCTGGTGTTCACCGGTGCGACGCGCAACTCCCTCGTCGTCCTCCCGCTGGCGCTGGCGCTGCCCGACGCCCTGGCCGTCGCCGCGGTCGTCGTGGTCACCCAGACCCTGGTCGAGGTGATCGGCATGGTCGTGTACGTCCGGACGATCCCGCTGCTGCTCCCGGCTGCCGGGGCCGGCGCACCGGCGGACGGACGGCGGGACGGGCCGGCTCGTCCGCCCCGGCGGTGA
- the dnaG gene encoding DNA primase codes for MAGRINDEDVKAVRDAVPIDAVVSEYLSLRNAGGGNLKGLCPFHDEKSPSFQVSPAKGLFHCFGCQEGGDTITFVRKVDHLTFSEAVERLAAKAGITLRYEEGGYNPSHQRGERIRLIEAHKAAAEFYAGQLEGPEAEIGRRFLAERGFDQAAAGHFGIGYSPAGWDHLTRYLRGQGFTDKELLTSGLAQDGRRGPVDRFRGRLMWPIRDIGGEVVGFGARRLREDDNGPKYLNTPETPVYRKSQVLYGIDLAKKDIAKASRAVVVEGYTDVMACHLAGITTAVATCGTAFGQDHIKILRRLLMDNGSARVIFTFDGDAAGQKAALRAFEDDQKFAAETYIAIAPDGMDPCDLRLAKGDDAVADLVEPRTPLFEFALRQIVSRYDLETPAGRAAALDEAGPVVARIKSASSQHEVAVQLAGMLGILDTQFVVRRVAQLARWARERGGEPGPAPRRTDGPGPAVETSAPRFSGPALNLRSPAFTTERELLKLALQRPELVSPAFDAYGSDEFTAAPYAAVREAIEEAGGAELGADLGMDYLTRVRDAAPDDTVRAMVTELAVEAIRRRTVDEVYAGEQLVKVRLRAVERRIRDLQGTFTRVAAQGDQQQLSSVQNELWVLQQYDRSLRNNGAEAL; via the coding sequence GTGGCTGGCAGGATCAATGACGAGGACGTGAAGGCGGTCCGGGACGCGGTCCCGATCGACGCCGTGGTGTCCGAGTACCTGTCGCTGCGCAACGCGGGCGGCGGAAACCTCAAGGGCCTCTGCCCGTTCCACGACGAGAAGTCCCCGTCGTTCCAGGTCAGCCCGGCCAAGGGCCTCTTCCACTGCTTCGGCTGCCAGGAGGGCGGCGACACGATCACCTTCGTCAGGAAGGTCGATCACCTCACGTTCTCCGAGGCCGTCGAACGCCTCGCCGCCAAGGCCGGCATCACCCTGCGGTACGAGGAGGGCGGCTACAACCCCTCCCACCAGCGGGGCGAACGCATCCGGCTGATCGAGGCGCACAAGGCCGCCGCCGAGTTCTACGCCGGGCAGCTCGAAGGCCCCGAGGCGGAGATCGGCCGCCGCTTCCTCGCCGAGCGCGGCTTCGACCAGGCCGCCGCCGGCCACTTCGGTATCGGCTACAGCCCGGCCGGCTGGGACCACCTCACCCGCTACCTGCGCGGCCAGGGCTTCACCGACAAGGAACTGCTCACCTCCGGCCTCGCCCAGGACGGCCGCCGCGGACCCGTCGACCGCTTCCGGGGCCGCCTGATGTGGCCCATCCGCGACATCGGCGGCGAGGTCGTCGGCTTCGGCGCCCGCCGCCTGCGCGAGGACGACAACGGGCCCAAGTACCTCAACACGCCCGAGACCCCGGTCTACCGCAAGTCGCAGGTCCTCTACGGCATCGACCTCGCCAAGAAGGACATCGCCAAGGCGAGCCGGGCCGTGGTCGTCGAGGGATACACCGACGTCATGGCCTGCCACCTCGCGGGGATCACCACCGCCGTCGCCACCTGTGGCACCGCCTTCGGCCAGGACCACATCAAGATCCTGCGCAGACTGCTGATGGACAACGGCAGCGCCCGGGTGATCTTCACCTTCGACGGCGACGCCGCCGGGCAGAAGGCCGCCCTGCGCGCCTTCGAGGACGACCAGAAGTTCGCCGCCGAGACCTACATCGCCATCGCCCCCGACGGCATGGACCCCTGCGACCTCCGGCTGGCCAAGGGCGACGACGCCGTCGCCGACCTGGTCGAGCCCCGCACCCCGCTCTTCGAGTTCGCCCTGCGCCAGATCGTCTCCCGGTACGACCTGGAGACCCCGGCGGGCCGCGCGGCCGCCCTCGACGAGGCCGGGCCGGTCGTCGCCCGCATCAAGTCCGCCTCCTCCCAGCACGAGGTGGCCGTCCAGCTCGCCGGGATGCTCGGCATCCTCGACACCCAGTTCGTCGTGCGCCGCGTCGCCCAGCTCGCCCGCTGGGCCCGCGAGCGCGGTGGCGAGCCCGGCCCCGCCCCCCGCCGCACGGACGGACCCGGCCCCGCCGTCGAGACCAGCGCGCCCCGTTTCAGCGGCCCCGCCCTCAACCTCCGCAGCCCCGCCTTCACCACCGAACGCGAACTGCTGAAGCTCGCCCTCCAGCGCCCCGAACTCGTCTCCCCGGCCTTCGACGCCTACGGCTCCGACGAGTTCACCGCCGCCCCCTACGCCGCCGTCCGCGAGGCCATCGAGGAGGCGGGCGGCGCGGAACTCGGCGCCGACCTCGGCATGGACTACCTCACCCGGGTCCGCGACGCCGCCCCCGACGACACGGTCCGCGCGATGGTCACCGAACTGGCCGTCGAGGCGATCCGCCGCCGCACCGTCGACGAGGTCTACGCCGGGGAGCAACTGGTCAAGGTCCGCCTGCGCGCCGTCGAACGCCGCATCCGCGACCTCCAGGGCACCTTCACCCGCGTGGCCGCCCAGGGCGACCAGCAGCAGCTCTCCTCCGTCCAGAACGAGTTGTGGGTCCTCCAGCAGTACGACCGGAGCCTGCGGAACAACGGCGCCGAAGCGCTGTAG
- a CDS encoding NAD(P)/FAD-dependent oxidoreductase, whose product MVDADQTFVIVGGGLAGAKAAETLREEGFRGRVILVCDERDRPYERPALSKGYLTGKDERDSVFVHEPSWYARHHIELHLGQPAVALDREAHTVRLGDGTVLKYDKLLLATGAEPRRLDVPGTDLVGVHHLRRLAHADRLRQVLTALGRDNGHLVIAGGGWIGLEVAAAARGYGAEVTVVEAEPTPLHSVLGPELGQVFAALHGDHGVRFHFGARLTGISGQDGVVLAAHTDDGEEHPAHDVLAAVGAAPRTALAEAAGLALVDREHGGGIAVDASLRTSDPDIYAAGDVAAAHHPLFDTRLRVEHWANALNGGPAAARAMLGRMVRYDRVPYFFSDQYDVGLEYSGYAPPGAYDQVVIRGDVGRRQFIAFWLAEGRVLAGMNVNVWDVTDQIQRLVRSARQVDADALADPSAALESLLA is encoded by the coding sequence GTGGTCGACGCGGATCAGACATTCGTCATCGTCGGAGGAGGACTGGCCGGGGCCAAGGCCGCCGAAACCCTCCGCGAGGAAGGCTTCAGAGGCCGGGTGATCCTCGTCTGCGACGAACGCGACCGGCCCTACGAGCGGCCCGCGCTCTCCAAGGGCTACCTGACCGGCAAGGACGAGCGGGACAGCGTCTTCGTCCACGAACCCTCCTGGTACGCCCGCCACCACATCGAGCTGCACCTCGGCCAGCCCGCCGTCGCCCTGGACCGCGAGGCGCACACCGTCCGGCTCGGCGACGGCACGGTGCTCAAGTACGACAAGCTGCTGCTGGCCACCGGTGCCGAACCGCGCCGCCTCGACGTCCCCGGCACCGACCTGGTCGGCGTCCACCACCTGCGCCGCCTCGCCCACGCCGACCGGCTCCGCCAGGTCCTGACGGCGCTGGGCCGGGACAACGGCCACCTGGTGATCGCCGGGGGCGGCTGGATCGGCCTGGAGGTGGCGGCCGCCGCCCGCGGTTACGGCGCCGAGGTCACCGTGGTGGAGGCGGAGCCGACACCGCTGCACAGCGTGCTCGGCCCGGAGCTGGGCCAGGTCTTCGCCGCGCTCCACGGCGACCACGGGGTCCGCTTCCACTTCGGCGCCCGCCTCACCGGCATCAGCGGCCAGGACGGAGTGGTCCTCGCCGCGCACACCGACGACGGTGAGGAGCACCCGGCGCACGACGTGCTCGCCGCCGTCGGCGCCGCACCGCGCACCGCGCTCGCCGAGGCGGCCGGACTCGCCCTGGTCGACCGCGAGCACGGCGGCGGCATCGCGGTCGACGCCTCGCTGCGCACCTCCGACCCGGACATCTACGCGGCCGGTGACGTGGCCGCCGCCCACCACCCGCTCTTCGACACCCGGCTGCGCGTCGAGCACTGGGCCAACGCCCTCAACGGCGGGCCCGCCGCCGCCCGCGCCATGCTCGGCCGCATGGTCCGCTACGACCGCGTCCCCTACTTCTTCTCCGACCAGTACGACGTCGGGCTGGAGTACTCCGGATACGCCCCGCCCGGCGCCTACGACCAGGTGGTCATCCGGGGCGATGTCGGCCGCCGCCAGTTCATCGCCTTCTGGCTGGCCGAGGGCCGGGTGCTGGCCGGGATGAACGTCAATGTGTGGGACGTCACCGATCAGATCCAGCGGCTCGTCCGCAGCGCCCGGCAGGTCGACGCCGACGCGCTCGCCGACCCGTCCGCAGCGCTGGAGAGCCTCCTGGCCTGA